A region of Diospyros lotus cultivar Yz01 chromosome 3, ASM1463336v1, whole genome shotgun sequence DNA encodes the following proteins:
- the LOC127797637 gene encoding uncharacterized protein LOC127797637 isoform X2 translates to MLGLDAAGKTTILYKLHIGEVLSTVPTIGFNVEKVQYKNVIFTVWDVGGQEKLRPLWRHYFNNTDGLIYVVDSLDRERIEKAKEEFQAIIRDPFMLNSVILVFANKQDLRGAMTPMEVCEGLGLYDLKNRKWHIQGTCALKGDGLYEGLDWLASTLKELKAAGYTSVGPSSF, encoded by the exons ATGCTTGGCCTGGATGCTGCTGGTAAAACAACCATCTTGTACAAACTGCACATTGGAGAAGTTTTATCAACTGTTCCAACAATTG GTTTCAATGTGGAGAAAGTGCAGTATAAGAATGTGATATTCACTGTGTGGGATGTAGGAGGGCAAGAGAAATTAAGGCCGCTATGGCGGCATTACTTCAATAACACAGATGGACTG ATTTATGTTGTTGACTCTTTGGACCGAGAGAGAATtgaaaaagcaaaagaagagTTTCAG gCAATcataagagatccatttatgctTAACAGTGTTATCCTGGTGTTTGCTAACAAGCAAGATTTG AGAGGGGCAATGACACCAATGGAAGTGTGTGAAGGACTGGGGCTTTACGATCTTAAGAACCGAAAATGGCACATACAAGGGACATGCGCTCTTAAAGGAGATGGCCTTTACGAGGGCCTCGACTGGTTAGCTAGCACTCTCAAGGAGTTAAAAGCCGCTGGATACACTTCAGTCGGCCCCTCATCTTTCTAA
- the LOC127797637 gene encoding uncharacterized protein LOC127797637 isoform X1, translated as MGQVFRKLFDAFFGNSEMRVVMLGLDAAGKTTILYKLHIGEVLSTVPTIGFNVEKVQYKNVIFTVWDVGGQEKLRPLWRHYFNNTDGLIYVVDSLDRERIEKAKEEFQAIIRDPFMLNSVILVFANKQDLRGAMTPMEVCEGLGLYDLKNRKWHIQGTCALKGDGLYEGLDWLASTLKELKAAGYTSVGPSSF; from the exons ATGGGACAAGTCTTCCGAAAGCTCTTCGACGCCTTCTTCGGCAATTCCGAGATGAGG GTTGTAATGCTTGGCCTGGATGCTGCTGGTAAAACAACCATCTTGTACAAACTGCACATTGGAGAAGTTTTATCAACTGTTCCAACAATTG GTTTCAATGTGGAGAAAGTGCAGTATAAGAATGTGATATTCACTGTGTGGGATGTAGGAGGGCAAGAGAAATTAAGGCCGCTATGGCGGCATTACTTCAATAACACAGATGGACTG ATTTATGTTGTTGACTCTTTGGACCGAGAGAGAATtgaaaaagcaaaagaagagTTTCAG gCAATcataagagatccatttatgctTAACAGTGTTATCCTGGTGTTTGCTAACAAGCAAGATTTG AGAGGGGCAATGACACCAATGGAAGTGTGTGAAGGACTGGGGCTTTACGATCTTAAGAACCGAAAATGGCACATACAAGGGACATGCGCTCTTAAAGGAGATGGCCTTTACGAGGGCCTCGACTGGTTAGCTAGCACTCTCAAGGAGTTAAAAGCCGCTGGATACACTTCAGTCGGCCCCTCATCTTTCTAA